The Risungbinella massiliensis sequence TACGTCAGAGGAGCAGATGAATCGCGTCACACAGTTGGCATTAGAGCAGATGAAGGCGATGGATTGTTATATCGCGATTCGCGGTACGAATAATATCAATGAGTACAGCGATGTCCCAGATGAAAAACAGCGACTCTTTATGAGTATCTTTAACCACCGTGTTCATAGCGAAGAACGGGTCAAAAATACCAAATGGTGTGTAATGCGTTATCCAAATGGTAGTATGGCTCAGTCTGCTCAAATGAGCACCGAGCAGTTTGAAGACTTCTTCTTTGATGTTTGCTTGATCGATTACCGAAAAATGGAAGAAGCAATGCAGCCACTAAAAGAGCGGATGGAACGTACCGATCGAGTTCAGATCGTCGGTAGAGGAACAGATCTATCCTTTTCTATCAAAGGAATTCCTGCTATCCCTTGTGCAGGTAGCTGCAATATCCCAGATGGAGAGGTATATACAGCGCCTGTCCGCGATTCGGTTAATGGAATTATTAGTTACAATACTCCAACCGTTTACCAAGGTTTCACGTTTGAGAACATTGTCCTTCAATTTCGTGATGGACAAATTGTAGAAGCAACCGCTGGAAATCAAACAGATCGTCTAAACCAAATTTTGAATACAGATGAAGGTGCACGTTTTATCGGAGAGTTTGCTATTGGAGTCAACCCATACATTAATACCCCGATGAAAGATATCTTGTTTGATGAGAAGATCAACGGAAGCTTCCATTTTACACCAGGTCAAGCTTATGAGGAAGCAGACAATGGCAATCGATCTGCTGTTCACTGGGATATGGTATGTATCCAACGGGCTGATTATGGTGGTGGCGAAATGTACTTTGACGGTGAGCTGATCCGCAAAGATGGTCGCTTCATTCCAGAGTATTTACATGCCTTAAATCCAGAGAATCTTGGTTAAGATGAGCGCACAGAGAACCTTAGAGATCAGCATGAGCCCCCACTGATGCTGTGAGACTAAGGTTCTTTTTGCTACAATAAACCATAAAAAAGGAGACAAAAAACTATGAATACTTTTCCCGCCCAGCGAGTCGTTGAAACCTTAAAAAGATTATTGGAGTTTCGTAGTCCAACTGGTTACACCGATCAAATTATTGATTATATAGAACAAGAGCTACGAGATTATCCTATTCTTACTTTAGAACGAACAACTAAGGGCGGATTGATCGCAACATATCCAGGAACAGCTATTAGCAAGCGAGTGGTCACAGCACATGTAGATACACTAGGAGCAATGGTCAAGGAGATCAATGGAGATGGAAAGATCAGACTGGCCAAAGTAGGTGGGTATGGTTGGTTTTCGGTGGACGGGGTATATTGCACCATCCATACCTCTTGTGGCAAAGAGTACACTGGTACGATTTTGGACCAACATACATCTGTTCATGTTTATCGTGATGCGGATCGCAAAAAAGAACAACCAAATATGTTTGTTCGCTTAGATGAAAAGGCACATACTAAAGGGGAAGTAGAAAAACTAGGAATTTCCGTAGGAGATTTTGTATCGTTCGCCCCACAGGTAGAGGTAACAGATAGCGGATTTATTAAGTCTCGCCATCTTGATGATAAAGCTAGTGTTGCGGTATTGCTTGAATTGGCAAAATCGTTGTGTGTTGCCAAAGTGATTCTTCCTCATCCGGTCCAATTTTACTTTTCCAATTGGGAAGAGGTTGGACACGGGACCAGTTCCTGTATTTCAGAACATGTAAGGGAATTTCTTGCAGTTGATATGGGAGCGATCGGAGAGGGACAGAGCACTGATGAATACAGTGTATCGATCTGTGCGATGGATGGATCAGGTCCTTATCATTATGGTTTCAGGCAAAAACTAGTTCAGTTAGCCAAAGAACATCAGATTCCGTATCAACTTGATCTATATCCATATTATGCTTCTGATGCAAGTGCATCTGTTCGTGCAGGAAATGATATTATTCATGGGTTGATAGGTCCTGGTGTGGATGCTTCTCATGCATATGAGCGAACACACCGAGACGCCTTGGAAAGTACATATCGCTTAGTTTCTCAATATTTATTAACACCAACGTTATAACCCATTTCAAAACGGAAAATGGAGACACTTAAAGATCTGAGGAGCAACTTTGCTAAAACCAATGGAGCGAGTCTCAATCATGGTTCTCGGAGAGTATTGTTTCAAAAGGAGCGAGTAGTTGGTGAAGTGGAAAGAACAACTAGAAGAAATCTGCGAAAATGGTAGCGAGGAAGAAAAGGAACTGCTTCAACTCACCGTACAAGCAATTAAACAGAAACGATCGATGAATAGCGCTTATTTATCTGGGTTTATGGGTCTTTCTGGCACTTATACCAAAGATGGTTCATATGAATTTCGGATTCCGATAACACCCTTTATGTTAAATCGTGCAGGCATTGTTCATGGTGGAATAACGGCATCGATCGCTGATTCCACGATTGGATCGCTAATTAATCAGAGTTTACCAGATGGTGGGCGAGCTGTTACGACAGACCTTCAGATGAAATATTTACGTCCTGGAGTGGGGAAAGAGCTAGTTTCTCGTGCCAAGATTTTGAGCAAAGGCCAGACTTTGATTCATGCGGAGTGTGTAATCTTAGATGATCGTGGGAAAAAGGTGGCTTTTGCGACAGCTACATTTTATGTACTACCAGCAAAAAGGTGAAAAAAGAGCATCCCCAACAAAAAAAGTTTAGGGATGCTTTTACTTAGCAAACTTCTAGTTTTTCTAGAAATCGAATTGGATCCGATTTATTAGAACCGTCTGCTAGATAGAGATGAGCAGGTCCATCTTCTCTTAGTGGCTTTCCATCTTGTGCAAAGCAGAGAAATGCTTGTTTTGCTTGTTCTAAAGTAATGGTGATCGGTTCACCTTGTGATCGGTGGCAGATAACGGAGTGTGCGTCTTGATTTGGTTCCGATCGTTCCAAGATAGGACCTAATTCCATCGCTAAACCGGTAGTTTCTGGAAGGCGATCTGATAATGGGAAGTGGTTTTTGTCTACGATAAAAATAGATGGATCTACGTTTATTACATACTGTACATTGCCTATTATGAGAATAATATCGGACATGTTGTAATCTCCTTTTCGTCTGCTTTCCTTTTGCAAAGGTTTATCACTCATGATAAACTATTTTTAGCATAAAAGGATCTTATAGGCTACTTGTTGGCTGATTTGCTAATTCAACCGTGATCTACGGTCGATGGGGGGTTACCTATGACCACGCCAATCCAGACCGATTTGCAAACAAAAGCTCTTGAACAACTCCAAATAGACGCACAAAAAATTGAACAGTTGATTGCTTTACAACTAGGCAACCTAACACTTCCGAAATGTCCTTTATATGAGGAGGTTTTGGATACACAAATGTTCGGCTTGTCTCGAGAAATTGATTTTGCTGTACGTCTCGGTCTCATCGATCAAGAGTCAGGAAAAAAAATTCTCCATGAATTGGAGCGCAAATTGGCTGAACTGTATTCGACCATTCTATCGAATTAGAAAAACCCTGCTACTCCTAAGAGAGTTGCAGGGTTTTACTTTATCTTTCTTTGTTTTCTCTCCACGCTTGTAATTTCCGTTGTGTCAGAATAAATTCTCTCGTTAGTAGACGAATCTTCTCATCGATCAGTAATTGTTCTTTTCGATATTGGCGAGCTTCCGAAATTGCTCCTCTTCGTGTGGCGCGTTGGAAGTCATCTTGCTTTTCAAAAGATAATCGCTCAAATCGATCAAGCTCTATTCGAAGGTTTTCGAGTGTTCGTTCATATAACCAGACGGACATGTCCATTTACTCCCTCTGATAAGATAATTACCATTTCTTGGTTGATGAATATAATTCCTACCAAAAAAACTTTTTTTCTCCACAAAAGATACTGTCGCTTTTTGCGTTCGTTGTTAGTTGGGAAAGAAAGAGCCTCTCATCAATAGGGCTTCGACAGGCTTCGTAGTAGTATGACTTGAAATGGGGGCGAAAAAAACCAGTTCTGACAAGGGTAGACAGAGTTCGAAAAAAGGAAAAAGAAGGGAATAAGAGAATACACCATAAGGCAAGATGATAAGAGAGGAAAGGAGGAAGACAAGTGGAACAGCAAAAAGATACCGCAGTCTTTGTTGATTTAGAAAATGTTTATTATGGGTTAAAGAAATACCATATGGATCCGGATCATCCGGATGAACAACATAACCTATTTCTTCGTTTGCAAGAACATTATGGGAAGGATTCTATTCGTATGATTGAGGCTTATGCTGATTTTGAACAATTGGATCTCTCCATGATGAGTCTTCAGAAAAAGCGTGTTCACGTGAATCAAGTATATGGTAATGGACGAGATGGGAAAGAAAGAAAAAATGCTTCTGATATACAACTATGTCTTGATGCCATGGAGGTACTTTATCAAATTCCGGAGATCGAGCGTTTTGTGGTCGTTAGTGCAGACCAAGATATGATCCCTCTATTAGATCGATTATGGTCAAAAGGAAAACGGGTGGAACTCTTTTGTTTATGGGATGAAAGTTTATCTAGGACAGCGCAACTTCAAGAGTTCTGTGATGAATCCTATAACTTGTTAGAATTTCTTCATATGGAAGAGATGGATGATTTTTCACAACTAGATCGACTTATCCACAATTCAGTAATTCAAGTTTATGAATGGTATCGTGACCCCAATAACATTGGCAAAAGTTATGGTAGTACATGGATCAAAAATGATTTTGCTCGTAAGTTTCAGTTAAGTGAAATGGAAGCAGGGCACCTTTTTACTA is a genomic window containing:
- a CDS encoding aminopeptidase, with product MRDQRVERLAKLLVTHSVRVQSGENVLIDVFGDDRDLARALIEEVYRAGGYPFIQLNDPKLTRAMLLGTSEEQMNRVTQLALEQMKAMDCYIAIRGTNNINEYSDVPDEKQRLFMSIFNHRVHSEERVKNTKWCVMRYPNGSMAQSAQMSTEQFEDFFFDVCLIDYRKMEEAMQPLKERMERTDRVQIVGRGTDLSFSIKGIPAIPCAGSCNIPDGEVYTAPVRDSVNGIISYNTPTVYQGFTFENIVLQFRDGQIVEATAGNQTDRLNQILNTDEGARFIGEFAIGVNPYINTPMKDILFDEKINGSFHFTPGQAYEEADNGNRSAVHWDMVCIQRADYGGGEMYFDGELIRKDGRFIPEYLHALNPENLG
- a CDS encoding M42 family metallopeptidase, with the translated sequence MNTFPAQRVVETLKRLLEFRSPTGYTDQIIDYIEQELRDYPILTLERTTKGGLIATYPGTAISKRVVTAHVDTLGAMVKEINGDGKIRLAKVGGYGWFSVDGVYCTIHTSCGKEYTGTILDQHTSVHVYRDADRKKEQPNMFVRLDEKAHTKGEVEKLGISVGDFVSFAPQVEVTDSGFIKSRHLDDKASVAVLLELAKSLCVAKVILPHPVQFYFSNWEEVGHGTSSCISEHVREFLAVDMGAIGEGQSTDEYSVSICAMDGSGPYHYGFRQKLVQLAKEHQIPYQLDLYPYYASDASASVRAGNDIIHGLIGPGVDASHAYERTHRDALESTYRLVSQYLLTPTL
- a CDS encoding PaaI family thioesterase — protein: MKWKEQLEEICENGSEEEKELLQLTVQAIKQKRSMNSAYLSGFMGLSGTYTKDGSYEFRIPITPFMLNRAGIVHGGITASIADSTIGSLINQSLPDGGRAVTTDLQMKYLRPGVGKELVSRAKILSKGQTLIHAECVILDDRGKKVAFATATFYVLPAKR
- a CDS encoding YlaN family protein; the encoded protein is MTTPIQTDLQTKALEQLQIDAQKIEQLIALQLGNLTLPKCPLYEEVLDTQMFGLSREIDFAVRLGLIDQESGKKILHELERKLAELYSTILSN
- a CDS encoding NYN domain-containing protein; protein product: MEQQKDTAVFVDLENVYYGLKKYHMDPDHPDEQHNLFLRLQEHYGKDSIRMIEAYADFEQLDLSMMSLQKKRVHVNQVYGNGRDGKERKNASDIQLCLDAMEVLYQIPEIERFVVVSADQDMIPLLDRLWSKGKRVELFCLWDESLSRTAQLQEFCDESYNLLEFLHMEEMDDFSQLDRLIHNSVIQVYEWYRDPNNIGKSYGSTWIKNDFARKFQLSEMEAGHLFTRLVKGKYLLPYEITVSDKVYYGYKVNLEQPQAQMMIKIAGYKVS